A single Micromonospora luteifusca DNA region contains:
- the rpoB gene encoding DNA-directed RNA polymerase subunit beta, whose translation MAASRPAKTSRTSSAFAPRRVSFGRITEHLEVPNLLAIQNESFDWLVGNEAWQGRSADDPHARSGLAEILEEISPIEDFSGTMSLSFSAPRFDEVKASIEECKEKDLTYCAPLFVTAEFTNNTTGEIKSQTVFMGDFPMMTPKGTFVINGTERVVVSQLVRSPGVYFDKQPDKTSDRDLSSVKVIPSRGAWLEFDIDKRDTVGVRIDRKRRQAVTVLLKAIGWSAERIRERFGWSELLMTTLEKDHIAGQDEALLDIYRKLRPGEPPTRENAQTLLDNLFFNPKRYDVAKVGRYKFNKKLEVDVPITTGTLTEDDIVATVEYLCRLHAGEDGYEADDIDHFGNRRLRTVGELIQNQVRVGLSRMERVVRERMTTQDVEAITPQTLINIRPVVAAIKEFFGTSQLSQFMDQTNPLAGLTHRRRLSALGPGGLSRERAGFEVRDVHPSHYGRMCPIETPEGPNIGLIGALSTFARVNPFGFIETPYRKVVEGRVTDQIDYLTADEEDRFVKAQANARLKADGTFAEERVLCRRKGGETEDVLPGAVDYMDVSPRQMTSVATAMIPFLEHDDANRALMGANMQRQAVPLVKAEAPLVGTGMEYRAAVDAGDVVVAEVGGVIEDLCADYVTIHQDDGHRRTYLLHKFRRSNAGSCVNQKPVVFEGDRVEAGQVIADGPCTDEGEMALGRNLLVAFMCWEGHNYEDAIILSQRLVQQDVLTSIHIEEHEVDARDTKLGPEEITRDIPNVSEEMLADLDERGIIRIGAEVVPGDILVGKVTPKGETELTPEERLLRAIFGEKAREVRDTSLKVPHGETGTVIGVRTFSREDGDELPPGVNELVRVYVAQKRKIQDGDKLAGRHGNKGVISKILPIEDMPFLEDGTPVDIVLNPLGVPSRMNIGQVLETHLGWVAKTGWKVEGDDADWKRQLRSIDAHESEGDTNVATPVFDGAREEEISGLLESTLPNRDGKQLIGRTGKAQLFDGRSGEPLPDPIAVGYVYILKLNHLVDDKIHARSTGPYSMITQQPLGGKAQFGGQRFGEMECWAMQAYGAAYALQELLTIKSDDVLGRVKVYEAIVKGENIPEPGIPESFKVLLKELQSLCLNVEVLSSDGVALEMRETDDEVFRAAEELGIDLSRREPSSVEEV comes from the coding sequence CCGCCGAGTTTCATTCGGCAGGATCACCGAACACCTCGAGGTCCCCAACCTCCTTGCCATCCAGAACGAGTCCTTCGACTGGCTCGTCGGCAACGAGGCTTGGCAGGGCCGGTCGGCGGACGACCCGCACGCACGCTCGGGTCTCGCGGAGATCCTTGAAGAGATCAGTCCCATTGAGGACTTCTCCGGCACCATGTCGCTCTCCTTCTCGGCACCGCGCTTCGACGAGGTCAAGGCCTCGATCGAGGAGTGCAAGGAGAAGGACCTGACCTACTGCGCTCCGCTCTTCGTGACCGCGGAGTTCACCAACAACACCACTGGCGAGATCAAGAGCCAGACGGTGTTCATGGGTGACTTCCCGATGATGACGCCCAAGGGCACCTTCGTCATCAACGGCACCGAGCGCGTCGTGGTCAGCCAGCTCGTCCGGTCTCCGGGCGTGTACTTCGACAAGCAGCCGGACAAGACCTCCGACCGCGACCTCTCCAGCGTCAAGGTCATCCCCAGTCGGGGTGCCTGGCTGGAGTTTGACATCGACAAGCGCGACACGGTCGGCGTACGCATCGACCGCAAGCGTCGGCAGGCCGTCACCGTCCTGCTCAAGGCCATCGGCTGGTCGGCCGAGCGGATCCGTGAGCGGTTCGGCTGGTCCGAGCTGCTCATGACCACGCTCGAGAAGGACCACATCGCCGGCCAGGACGAGGCCCTGCTAGACATCTACCGCAAGCTGCGCCCTGGCGAGCCGCCGACGCGTGAGAACGCCCAGACCTTGCTCGACAACCTCTTCTTCAACCCGAAGAGGTACGACGTCGCCAAGGTCGGGCGCTACAAGTTCAACAAGAAGCTCGAAGTCGACGTGCCGATCACCACCGGCACGCTGACCGAGGACGACATCGTCGCCACCGTGGAGTACCTGTGCCGGCTGCACGCCGGCGAGGACGGCTACGAGGCCGACGACATCGACCACTTCGGCAACCGGCGCCTGCGTACCGTGGGTGAGCTCATCCAGAACCAGGTCCGAGTCGGCCTGTCCCGGATGGAGCGGGTCGTCCGCGAGCGGATGACCACGCAGGACGTCGAGGCGATCACCCCGCAGACCCTGATCAACATCCGCCCGGTGGTGGCGGCGATCAAGGAGTTCTTCGGGACGTCTCAGCTGTCCCAGTTCATGGACCAGACCAACCCGCTGGCGGGTCTCACCCACCGGCGCCGGCTGAGCGCGCTCGGCCCGGGTGGTCTGTCCCGGGAGCGGGCCGGCTTCGAGGTCCGCGACGTGCACCCGTCCCACTACGGCCGGATGTGCCCGATCGAGACGCCGGAAGGCCCGAACATCGGTCTGATCGGCGCGCTGTCCACCTTCGCCCGGGTCAACCCGTTCGGCTTCATCGAGACGCCGTACCGGAAGGTCGTCGAGGGTCGGGTCACCGACCAGATCGACTACCTGACCGCGGACGAGGAGGACCGGTTCGTCAAGGCCCAGGCCAACGCGCGCCTGAAGGCTGACGGCACGTTCGCCGAGGAGCGGGTGCTCTGCCGTCGTAAGGGCGGCGAGACCGAGGACGTCCTCCCCGGTGCCGTCGACTACATGGACGTCTCGCCCCGGCAGATGACCTCGGTCGCGACCGCCATGATCCCGTTCCTCGAGCACGACGACGCCAACCGGGCACTGATGGGCGCGAACATGCAGCGCCAGGCGGTGCCGCTGGTCAAGGCCGAGGCGCCGCTGGTGGGCACGGGCATGGAATACCGGGCCGCGGTCGACGCTGGCGACGTGGTGGTCGCCGAGGTCGGCGGTGTGATCGAGGATCTCTGCGCCGACTACGTCACCATCCACCAGGATGACGGCCACCGCCGGACGTACCTGCTGCACAAGTTCCGCCGCTCCAACGCCGGCTCCTGCGTCAACCAGAAGCCGGTGGTCTTCGAGGGCGACCGCGTCGAGGCCGGTCAGGTCATCGCCGACGGGCCGTGCACCGACGAGGGCGAGATGGCACTCGGACGCAACCTGCTGGTGGCGTTCATGTGCTGGGAGGGTCACAACTACGAGGACGCGATCATCCTGTCGCAGCGCCTCGTGCAGCAGGACGTGCTCACCTCGATCCACATCGAGGAGCACGAGGTCGACGCTCGGGACACCAAGCTCGGCCCGGAGGAGATCACCCGCGACATCCCGAACGTCAGCGAGGAAATGCTCGCCGACCTCGACGAGCGCGGCATCATCCGGATCGGTGCCGAGGTCGTCCCCGGCGACATCCTGGTCGGCAAGGTCACGCCCAAGGGTGAGACCGAGCTGACCCCGGAGGAGCGCCTACTCCGCGCGATCTTCGGTGAGAAGGCGCGTGAGGTTCGGGACACCTCGCTGAAGGTGCCGCACGGCGAGACCGGCACGGTCATCGGTGTGCGCACGTTCTCCCGCGAGGACGGCGACGAACTGCCGCCGGGTGTCAACGAGCTGGTCCGGGTCTACGTCGCCCAGAAGCGCAAGATCCAGGACGGCGACAAGCTCGCCGGCCGACACGGCAACAAGGGTGTCATCTCGAAGATCCTGCCGATCGAGGACATGCCGTTCCTGGAGGACGGCACCCCGGTCGACATCGTGCTCAACCCGCTCGGTGTGCCGAGCCGGATGAACATCGGGCAGGTCCTGGAGACCCACCTCGGTTGGGTCGCCAAGACCGGTTGGAAGGTCGAGGGTGACGACGCCGACTGGAAGCGCCAGCTCCGCTCGATCGACGCGCACGAGTCCGAGGGGGACACCAACGTGGCCACCCCGGTCTTCGACGGTGCCCGCGAGGAGGAGATCTCCGGTCTGCTCGAGTCGACCCTGCCCAACCGGGACGGCAAGCAGCTGATCGGCCGTACCGGCAAGGCACAGCTGTTCGACGGTCGTTCCGGCGAGCCGCTGCCGGACCCGATCGCGGTCGGCTACGTCTACATCCTGAAGCTCAACCACCTGGTCGACGACAAGATCCACGCTCGTTCGACCGGCCCGTACTCGATGATCACGCAGCAGCCGCTGGGTGGTAAGGCGCAGTTCGGTGGTCAGCGTTTCGGTGAGATGGAGTGCTGGGCGATGCAGGCGTACGGCGCCGCGTACGCCCTGCAGGAGCTGCTCACGATCAAGTCCGACGACGTGCTCGGCCGAGTGAAGGTCTACGAGGCCATCGTCAAGGGCGAGAACATCCCGGAGCCGGGCATCCCGGAGTCGTTCAAGGTGCTGCTCAAGGAGCTGCAGTCGCTGTGCCTCAACGTTGAGGTGCTCTCCAGCGACGGTGTGGCCCTGGAGATGCGCGAGACCGACGACGAGGTGTTCCGGGCCGCTGAGGAGCTGGGCATCGACCTGTCCCGGCGCGAGCCGAGCTCGGTCGAAGAGGTCTGA